The Nostoc commune NIES-4072 genome includes a window with the following:
- a CDS encoding ISAs1 family transposase — protein sequence MPAGFENKKSKTKASFTPSVNSKDITTKFQEYFTQIKDPRVERTRYHLLTDIITIAILAVIAGASGWEDIEEYGISKQEWLKTFLQLPFGIPSPDTFRRVFERINPKEFEQCFRQWVQSLVEKLGVEVVAIDGKTHRGSYDRESKLKALHTVSAWSSEHRLVLGQTKVSSKSNEITAIPALLDILDISGCIITIDAMGTQKLIAEKIIAANADYILSLKDNHPTLHQQVKNWFEAAQSIGFKDIDIGISQRIEKGHHRIEKRTVYTVPVSQIPGLYQLDLWGGLKTIVMVVRSIQHWNKTTHEVQFYITSLINDANKIASAIRQHWGIENSVHWTLDVTFHEDECRIRSLHSPQNFALLRRIALNALERESSFRRSIRQKSRRAAMNDHYMLSVLAAALSNSVPLP from the coding sequence ATGCCAGCAGGATTTGAGAACAAGAAAAGCAAAACCAAAGCATCTTTTACACCCAGTGTAAATAGCAAAGACATTACCACTAAGTTTCAGGAATACTTCACACAAATAAAAGATCCCAGAGTGGAAAGGACAAGATATCATTTACTCACAGATATCATCACCATAGCGATTTTGGCAGTAATAGCAGGAGCGTCAGGTTGGGAAGATATTGAGGAGTATGGAATCAGTAAACAAGAGTGGTTGAAAACGTTTTTGCAACTACCATTCGGAATACCCAGCCCCGATACTTTTAGGAGGGTGTTTGAAAGAATTAACCCAAAAGAATTTGAGCAATGTTTTCGGCAGTGGGTTCAATCCTTGGTTGAGAAATTGGGAGTAGAAGTAGTAGCCATAGATGGCAAAACTCATAGAGGCTCTTATGACCGAGAATCAAAACTAAAAGCCTTGCACACAGTGAGTGCCTGGTCGAGTGAACATCGTTTAGTTTTGGGACAAACAAAAGTCAGTTCTAAATCAAATGAAATCACTGCAATTCCAGCACTATTGGACATATTAGACATCTCTGGCTGCATCATTACCATTGATGCGATGGGTACACAGAAATTGATTGCCGAGAAAATTATTGCAGCTAATGCGGATTATATTCTGAGTCTGAAAGATAATCATCCAACACTCCATCAACAAGTAAAAAATTGGTTTGAGGCAGCACAATCCATTGGATTTAAAGATATTGATATCGGTATTAGTCAACGTATTGAAAAAGGACATCACCGCATCGAAAAACGTACAGTTTACACCGTACCTGTGTCGCAGATTCCTGGACTTTATCAACTAGATTTATGGGGAGGACTAAAAACAATAGTCATGGTAGTACGTTCGATTCAGCATTGGAATAAAACAACACACGAAGTACAATTTTACATTACTAGCCTTATTAATGATGCAAACAAGATTGCTAGTGCAATTCGACAGCATTGGGGAATAGAAAATTCTGTTCATTGGACATTGGATGTTACCTTCCACGAGGATGAATGCCGAATTCGTTCTTTACACAGTCCACAAAACTTTGCTTTACTACGTCGTATTGCTCTTAATGCATTAGAGCGAGAATCGTCTTTTCGTCGCAGTATTCGCCAAAAATCACGACGGGCAGCTATGAACGATCACTATATGCTTTCTGTGTTAGCTGCGGCTCTCTCAAACTCAGTACCTCTGCCATAA
- a CDS encoding GMC oxidoreductase, whose product MSQQFDVIVIGSGFGGSVVTCRLAESGARVLVLERGRRWTKDQYPRQAKDAWIYEHTQPQKHNGWLDLRFFKGMAVAQGAGVGGGSLCYSSVVLEANPTRFEQGWPPEITYSELLPYYDRVRKMMGVHPIPPGQHTQRAKLMQQAAQKVGYGDRFQSMPLAISFDPDWNYQLEDPLNEKHSRQFVNAQGQKQGTCIHLGNCDLGCDVHAKNTLDLNYIPAGENKGAEVRSLHLVRYIQPDEGGYRVIFDRIEDGQLIRGEERGKIIVIAAGSLGSTELLLNSRDKYGTLPKISRQLGKNWSANANVLTPDFYSKDVEVKQSMGPTITAGMDFTDGSFEGESFIIEDDGFPNMLLNAISSKLNSGKFSLFALALRNHLQRGLDEKNPLSNVMVWLGAGVDAADGQLSLGRNWLKPWETDLKLDWNIQRSKAAIDAILNLQKQLSQANGGKLYIPFYWSVLRSLLTVHPLGGCKMGTTEEDGVVDHKGEAFGYKNLYVADGAILPQAVGRNPSMTIAALAERVAHLMMSN is encoded by the coding sequence ATGAGCCAGCAATTTGATGTCATCGTGATTGGTAGCGGCTTTGGTGGGTCAGTAGTTACCTGCCGTTTGGCTGAATCAGGAGCGCGGGTTTTAGTGTTGGAACGCGGTCGGCGTTGGACTAAAGACCAATACCCACGTCAAGCCAAAGATGCCTGGATTTATGAACACACCCAGCCGCAAAAACATAATGGCTGGCTCGATTTACGTTTCTTTAAGGGGATGGCTGTTGCTCAGGGGGCGGGGGTTGGTGGCGGTTCTCTATGCTATTCCAGCGTGGTTTTGGAGGCGAATCCAACACGATTTGAGCAGGGCTGGCCACCGGAAATTACTTACAGTGAATTGCTGCCTTACTACGATCGCGTGCGGAAAATGATGGGTGTGCATCCCATACCCCCAGGGCAGCATACCCAACGGGCGAAATTGATGCAACAAGCGGCGCAAAAGGTGGGGTATGGTGATCGCTTCCAAAGTATGCCCCTAGCAATCTCCTTCGATCCAGACTGGAACTACCAACTGGAAGACCCATTGAATGAAAAGCACTCCCGGCAATTTGTCAATGCCCAAGGACAAAAACAAGGCACTTGTATCCATCTGGGTAATTGCGATTTGGGATGTGATGTCCACGCCAAGAACACCCTCGATTTGAACTATATCCCCGCAGGGGAAAATAAAGGGGCAGAAGTGCGATCGCTCCACTTGGTACGTTATATTCAACCAGATGAGGGCGGCTATCGTGTCATCTTCGACCGCATCGAAGACGGTCAACTAATTCGTGGGGAAGAGAGGGGCAAAATAATTGTCATTGCCGCAGGTTCCCTTGGCTCCACCGAATTGCTACTGAACAGCCGCGATAAATACGGCACTTTACCCAAAATTAGTAGGCAGCTCGGTAAAAATTGGAGTGCTAACGCCAACGTTCTTACACCGGATTTCTACAGCAAAGATGTTGAGGTTAAGCAGTCCATGGGCCCAACTATTACCGCAGGTATGGATTTTACTGACGGTAGCTTTGAGGGAGAGAGTTTTATTATTGAAGATGATGGCTTTCCCAACATGTTGCTTAATGCCATTAGCAGCAAACTAAATTCTGGCAAATTCAGCTTATTTGCCTTAGCTTTACGCAACCACTTGCAGCGTGGGTTGGACGAAAAGAATCCTTTAAGCAACGTTATGGTTTGGCTAGGTGCGGGTGTTGATGCTGCCGATGGGCAACTTTCTCTTGGTCGCAACTGGCTCAAACCTTGGGAAACAGACTTAAAACTTGATTGGAATATCCAGCGCTCAAAGGCTGCAATTGATGCCATCCTCAATCTGCAAAAGCAACTTTCTCAAGCCAACGGCGGTAAACTTTACATTCCCTTCTACTGGTCGGTTCTCCGCAGTTTGTTAACAGTGCATCCCCTTGGAGGATGCAAAATGGGGACGACAGAGGAAGATGGCGTTGTCGATCACAAAGGCGAAGCCTTCGGCTACAAAAATCTTTACGTTGCTGATGGGGCTATTTTACCTCAAGCTGTTGGGCGCAACCCTTCCATGACCATCGCTGCTTTAGCAGAACGGGTGGCTCACTTGATGATGAGCAACTGA
- a CDS encoding SDR family NAD(P)-dependent oxidoreductase has translation MQSNRNRKQTALITGASGGIGYEFVKLFAQDGYNLVLVARSGEKLNKIADEFKNKFGIDVKVISKDLSKPLAPEEIFTELEQACINIDVLINNAGFATYGLFNEIDLNAELQLLQVNILCLTHLTKLFLKGMVKRGSGKILNVASTAAFQPGPLMAVYYASKAYVLSFSEAIANELEGTGVSVTALCPGPTESGFQQRAAMEDSKLVSGQKIMTAETVAQIGYRGLLENKTVVVPGIKNKLLAESVRFTPRKLVTKLVRNMQESK, from the coding sequence ATGCAGAGTAATCGTAATCGTAAACAAACAGCTCTTATTACTGGTGCATCTGGCGGCATTGGTTATGAATTCGTTAAGTTATTTGCTCAAGATGGTTACAATCTTGTGTTAGTAGCTAGAAGTGGGGAAAAGCTGAATAAAATCGCCGATGAATTTAAAAATAAATTTGGGATTGATGTCAAAGTTATTTCTAAGGATTTATCTAAACCATTAGCCCCAGAAGAAATTTTTACTGAGCTAGAACAAGCATGTATTAATATTGATGTGCTGATCAATAATGCGGGGTTTGCTACCTACGGATTATTTAACGAAATTGACCTGAATGCTGAACTGCAATTGCTACAGGTTAATATTTTATGTCTCACACATTTAACCAAATTATTCCTCAAGGGTATGGTTAAGCGAGGGTCTGGAAAAATCTTAAACGTGGCCTCTACTGCTGCTTTTCAACCAGGGCCGCTAATGGCAGTATACTACGCTAGTAAAGCTTATGTATTGTCGTTCTCAGAAGCGATCGCTAATGAATTAGAAGGTACAGGTGTGTCAGTGACGGCGCTTTGTCCAGGGCCTACAGAATCTGGTTTTCAACAAAGAGCCGCAATGGAAGATTCAAAGCTGGTAAGCGGTCAAAAAATTATGACTGCGGAAACAGTAGCCCAGATCGGCTATCGTGGCCTATTGGAAAACAAAACTGTTGTTGTTCCTGGAATTAAAAATAAGCTCCTCGCTGAATCTGTAAGATTTACTCCCAGAAAGCTAGTGACTAAACTAGTTAGAAATATGCAGGAAAGCAAATAA
- a CDS encoding IS4/Tn5 family transposase DNA-binding protein, whose protein sequence is MLDWWEKNFATCEFGDRRLNERAMSIGYALSLGFGKALSEIFSNKTVLKRAYEFLPTRKWNLTS, encoded by the coding sequence ATGTTGGACTGGTGGGAGAAAAATTTTGCGACCTGTGAGTTTGGCGATCGCAGATTGAATGAGCGTGCAATGTCAATAGGTTATGCTTTAAGTCTTGGATTTGGCAAAGCACTGTCGGAAATCTTCAGCAACAAAACTGTACTCAAGAGAGCATACGAGTTTTTGCCAACCCGAAAGTGGAATTTAACAAGCTAA
- a CDS encoding lipase family alpha/beta hydrolase: protein MQYLPIIFVRGYAGTQKDVEQTVDDPFYGFNSGSTHIRVDENENPQKFFFESPLLRLMTDHGYQPIVDNQNISNQIRRLSGQLNKTIWIYRFYDATTPSFGSSSVARKEMEEIAKDLRKLIQNVKETTGAGKVYLVAHSMGGLVCRSLIQKIYPEQAKQAADDIDKFFTYATPHGGIHFEVGGGLLENLRDRFQLNNSDDFGPQRMYQYLTPNAKPTDKLPDNFQLEKLQSIDNAFSPSRVFSLIGTNAHDYEEAFGLSRTTVGVKSDGLVQIDKAYILGSHRAYVHRCHGGRYGIVNSEEGYQNLQRFLFGDIQVKLSLSNVELKDLDKKFYQLETRVALRGLPIPIYEQAIAHYCPITQELTRTDKPIPLFTAFLIPRNSASDDSVCRYALRLALHSFTKQETNWLRDNHLDQVPLWSDYLITDVAESDSTYEAKYSWNSDEKEPVTKLNPTSESSSSVYVAYISLPERGQKVLGTKAAVRLEISRWQ, encoded by the coding sequence ATGCAGTATTTACCAATCATCTTCGTTCGTGGATATGCAGGTACACAAAAAGACGTTGAGCAAACGGTTGACGATCCGTTTTATGGATTCAATAGTGGTTCAACCCATATTCGAGTGGATGAGAACGAAAATCCCCAGAAGTTTTTTTTCGAGAGTCCATTACTGCGGTTAATGACCGATCATGGTTATCAACCGATTGTTGACAATCAGAATATAAGCAATCAGATTAGAAGATTGTCTGGCCAACTTAATAAAACTATTTGGATCTATCGATTTTATGATGCAACTACACCTAGTTTTGGCTCTTCAAGTGTAGCCCGAAAGGAGATGGAGGAGATAGCAAAGGATTTAAGAAAACTGATCCAAAATGTCAAGGAAACGACGGGTGCAGGCAAAGTTTATCTTGTCGCCCACTCAATGGGTGGTCTTGTTTGTCGCAGCCTGATTCAAAAGATTTATCCAGAACAGGCCAAGCAAGCTGCCGATGACATTGATAAATTCTTTACCTATGCCACACCTCATGGTGGGATTCATTTTGAAGTCGGGGGTGGCTTGCTCGAAAACCTTAGAGACAGATTCCAGTTAAATAATTCTGATGACTTTGGCCCTCAGCGAATGTACCAATATTTAACACCTAATGCCAAGCCAACCGATAAGTTACCCGATAACTTTCAGCTAGAAAAACTACAAAGCATCGATAATGCATTTTCGCCAAGCCGCGTTTTTTCTTTGATCGGCACTAATGCACATGATTATGAAGAAGCTTTTGGTCTTTCACGCACAACTGTTGGGGTAAAAAGTGATGGTTTAGTTCAAATCGATAAAGCCTACATCCTTGGATCTCATCGTGCTTATGTTCATCGCTGTCATGGTGGGCGTTATGGCATAGTGAACTCGGAAGAAGGTTATCAAAATCTGCAACGCTTTCTGTTTGGTGATATCCAGGTGAAGCTGTCTCTGAGCAATGTTGAGTTAAAAGACTTGGACAAAAAATTTTATCAACTGGAAACTAGGGTTGCTTTGCGTGGTCTTCCTATTCCTATATACGAACAAGCGATCGCTCATTATTGCCCAATTACACAAGAGTTAACAAGAACGGATAAACCCATTCCTCTGTTTACAGCCTTTTTAATCCCAAGAAACTCAGCCAGTGATGATAGTGTCTGTAGATATGCCCTACGTTTAGCACTGCATTCGTTCACAAAACAAGAGACGAATTGGTTGCGTGACAATCATCTCGACCAAGTACCCCTATGGTCTGACTATCTAATTACTGATGTTGCCGAATCAGATAGCACATACGAGGCTAAATACAGTTGGAATTCCGATGAAAAAGAGCCAGTAACGAAGTTAAATCCAACTTCCGAATCCAGTTCAAGTGTATATGTTGCATATATATCTCTACCTGAACGTGGGCAAAAAGTTTTAGGAACAAAAGCGGCAGTTCGCTTGGAAATCTCTCGATGGCAATGA
- a CDS encoding nSTAND1 domain-containing NTPase produces the protein MRADFLEPCLSYPPLTQLIQNQAVYMPPLLGADLERAIALPASLQGYRFEDGLLGEIMQDVGKEHGCLPLLQFALTELWEKRDSEKHQLTVEQYRVMGGVNGALDRHAEMIYHDFIEQEQEWVKRLFLKLVRTHEGDKDTRQRQPKAKMLAIGGENEREQREKVRSGFSSQLHPYILNKIWFFSCDRILKQAIYVPDFSTSQNRVAPIRYVQSL, from the coding sequence ATGCGAGCGGACTTTCTTGAACCTTGTCTGAGCTATCCACCGCTGACTCAACTGATTCAAAATCAGGCGGTGTATATGCCGCCGTTGCTAGGGGCAGATTTAGAGCGGGCGATCGCATTACCAGCAAGCTTGCAAGGTTATCGCTTTGAGGACGGATTGCTAGGAGAGATTATGCAAGATGTGGGGAAAGAACATGGATGTTTACCACTGTTGCAGTTTGCTCTTACAGAACTTTGGGAAAAACGAGACAGTGAAAAGCATCAGCTAACAGTTGAGCAGTATCGGGTGATGGGTGGTGTAAATGGTGCGTTGGATCGTCACGCAGAAATGATTTATCACGATTTCATAGAGCAGGAGCAGGAATGGGTTAAGCGATTATTTTTGAAGCTAGTGCGAACGCATGAAGGCGATAAGGATACAAGGCAACGGCAACCTAAAGCCAAAATGTTAGCTATTGGTGGTGAAAATGAAAGGGAGCAACGCGAAAAAGTGAGATCGGGGTTTAGTTCTCAATTACACCCCTATATTCTCAACAAAATCTGGTTTTTTAGTTGCGATCGCATCCTGAAACAAGCTATATACGTCCCAGATTTTAGCACCTCACAAAATCGCGTTGCTCCCATACGCTACGTACAATCTTTATGA
- a CDS encoding NADH:flavin oxidoreductase, giving the protein MLLKILIPNFIAEITQKTEEQMENDIIFEPLRFRNLTVKNRIFRSSISGRWDNYDGSGTQARINWEEKFARGGVGAIITSFVPVAIRGRIMPNYATIHSDETVPFWRKVGEKVHEYDCKFILQLSHSGRQQDIGGVENLGKKALSSTSQTEPFHGFLCQAMTLIEIQETIQYFADGARRVREAGLDGIELHSANGYLFNQFLSSGINDRQDEYGGSLENRARFLLDVIRAIRKEVGNDFHLQFKISAVDYNNAVTFWEKPGNTIEDSIQICKWAEEAGADGVHVSTGSLFPHPLNPIGDFNFDVISKTYDTMLSSGVETTRNYILFRKSFLHPLFNLLWNRVKKQLPPQPFSGDEVKDPKIKQLLIENQGRNLLDAREIKKHVNIPVLCTGGLQQASYIRQAINDKYCDGVTMARTLIANNDLVKIFQAGKDLADKPCTYCNKCLLNVTENPLGCYEQDRFNSYEEMMAEVMSVFHPTQFANSSK; this is encoded by the coding sequence GTGCTACTAAAAATTCTAATACCTAATTTTATTGCCGAAATTACACAAAAAACAGAGGAACAGATGGAAAACGATATTATCTTTGAGCCATTGAGGTTTCGTAACCTCACGGTCAAAAATCGGATTTTTCGCTCTAGTATTTCTGGAAGATGGGATAACTATGATGGTTCAGGTACCCAAGCCCGAATCAACTGGGAAGAAAAGTTTGCTCGTGGTGGTGTAGGGGCTATTATTACTTCCTTTGTGCCAGTCGCCATTCGGGGAAGAATTATGCCCAATTACGCCACTATTCACAGCGATGAGACTGTTCCCTTTTGGCGAAAAGTTGGAGAAAAAGTCCACGAATATGATTGTAAATTTATCTTGCAATTAAGCCATTCTGGACGACAGCAAGATATTGGTGGTGTAGAAAACTTAGGGAAAAAAGCGTTAAGTTCCACCAGCCAAACTGAGCCATTCCACGGCTTTTTGTGTCAAGCGATGACACTAATAGAGATTCAAGAAACAATCCAATACTTTGCTGATGGTGCTAGACGTGTCCGTGAAGCAGGTTTGGATGGAATAGAATTGCACAGTGCTAATGGATATCTTTTTAACCAATTTCTCAGTTCTGGAATTAACGACCGTCAAGATGAATATGGTGGTTCATTAGAGAATCGAGCGCGGTTTTTGCTAGATGTAATTAGAGCAATCCGCAAAGAAGTAGGCAACGACTTTCACCTGCAATTTAAAATTAGTGCTGTTGACTATAACAACGCCGTCACCTTTTGGGAAAAACCAGGTAATACCATAGAAGATTCTATCCAAATTTGTAAATGGGCAGAAGAAGCTGGGGCTGATGGCGTCCATGTGTCAACTGGTAGCTTGTTTCCTCATCCACTCAATCCCATTGGTGATTTTAATTTCGATGTCATTAGTAAAACTTATGACACCATGTTGTCGAGTGGCGTAGAGACCACACGCAACTACATTTTATTTCGCAAGTCATTTTTGCATCCCCTTTTCAATCTTTTATGGAATCGAGTCAAAAAGCAATTGCCTCCTCAACCATTTAGTGGTGATGAAGTAAAAGACCCGAAAATCAAGCAATTACTGATAGAGAACCAAGGCAGAAACTTGTTGGATGCCAGAGAAATTAAAAAGCATGTTAATATTCCCGTATTATGTACTGGTGGTTTGCAGCAGGCTTCTTATATTCGTCAGGCAATTAATGATAAGTATTGCGATGGCGTCACAATGGCTCGTACCCTAATTGCTAACAATGATCTAGTTAAAATTTTTCAGGCAGGTAAAGACCTGGCAGATAAACCCTGTACCTATTGCAATAAATGCCTGCTGAATGTAACTGAAAATCCTTTAGGTTGTTACGAGCAGGATCGCTTCAATAGCTATGAAGAGATGATGGCAGAAGTGATGTCAGTTTTTCATCCAACTCAGTTTGCAAATTCATCTAAATAA
- a CDS encoding nSTAND1 domain-containing NTPase, giving the protein MRRANPAGKLVESENCWRVAPDKKLTGKELGSVLRMFLLEKAKNHEALIYFAGHGFEAPTLTGNQKGYLATFDCTSDGQNAIAFDDFNDLIHKSQLASLVVLLDCCYAGSFLEKSFLRSSFPVFNSKLNYRLITASREFERAREDIEGGIFTQAILKGLSHDKADETTGEVNASDLFSFISRQLKHSGQEPIFMGGGRSIPLVWYPPKNPVVVVREECPYRGLEAFDKQHAQFFFGRKKVVENILQKLAQAQFVPIIGASGSGKSSVVRAGLIPQLENNGWRVLEPIKPGIEPLAKLRAAFEPFFQRSREIQQLYEFIHNHCDALNLIIERLPSSERFLLVVDQFEEVFTLCPKEEERRKFIELLTNYSLGGRLAIITTMRACERTFLNLV; this is encoded by the coding sequence TTGAGACGCGCTAACCCTGCAGGTAAGCTAGTCGAGAGTGAAAATTGCTGGCGTGTCGCCCCGGACAAAAAGTTAACTGGTAAGGAACTGGGTTCAGTATTGAGGATGTTTCTGCTGGAAAAAGCAAAAAATCACGAAGCACTGATTTATTTTGCCGGACATGGATTTGAAGCACCAACCTTAACAGGTAACCAGAAAGGGTATTTGGCAACTTTCGATTGTACTAGCGATGGGCAGAATGCGATCGCCTTTGACGACTTCAACGATTTAATCCACAAATCTCAGCTTGCAAGTTTAGTGGTGTTGCTTGACTGCTGCTATGCTGGTTCATTTCTAGAAAAAAGTTTTCTCAGGTCAAGTTTCCCCGTTTTCAACAGCAAACTAAACTACCGTTTGATAACCGCCTCTCGTGAGTTTGAAAGAGCGCGGGAAGATATTGAAGGAGGCATTTTTACCCAAGCAATTCTCAAAGGATTATCTCACGATAAAGCTGATGAAACGACTGGTGAAGTCAACGCCAGCGACTTGTTTAGCTTCATATCACGCCAACTTAAGCACAGTGGACAAGAACCAATATTCATGGGCGGAGGAAGGTCAATTCCTCTGGTTTGGTATCCGCCAAAGAATCCGGTGGTGGTTGTGCGTGAGGAGTGTCCTTATCGAGGTTTGGAAGCTTTTGACAAGCAGCACGCTCAATTCTTCTTTGGTCGTAAGAAAGTTGTTGAGAATATTTTACAAAAACTCGCTCAGGCGCAGTTTGTTCCAATAATCGGCGCGTCTGGAAGTGGTAAATCTTCCGTGGTGCGGGCGGGTTTGATTCCTCAATTGGAGAACAATGGCTGGCGAGTCTTAGAGCCGATTAAACCAGGAATTGAGCCATTGGCAAAATTGAGAGCAGCCTTTGAGCCATTTTTTCAACGTTCAAGAGAGATTCAGCAGCTTTATGAATTCATCCACAATCATTGCGATGCCTTAAATCTAATCATTGAGCGCCTCCCTAGTTCAGAGCGTTTCTTGTTAGTTGTAGATCAATTTGAAGAAGTGTTTACGCTTTGTCCCAAGGAAGAGGAAAGACGCAAATTTATTGAACTGTTGACAAATTACTCTCTTGGTGGAAGGTTGGCAATTATTACCACCATGCGAGCATGCGAGCGGACTTTCTTGAACCTTGTCTGA
- a CDS encoding IS630 family transposase — MIGRQKTYRVELTEEKKLLQQQVLARKTGQSKARRGKIILKVDESPDWTDAQIAEEINCSPALVRKWRKRWCQTRSLEEAPRPGRPSLFQAIVKAQVTAIACSKPTDFDIPLARWSCSDIGAHLVTLGIVVAIATSTVWRWLKSERIKPWRFHAWMHRIDDNFVEKATPVLRLYAQAKFLLSAGFWVVCVDEKTSIQARLGLHPNKAAGVEQPVHFAARYVREGATHLFAALSVAEGLIYGCCSPTKTFLDFQTFIISVLIPEAIRRGVRHIYLILDNGSTHAPKQLQAWLNQKQKQEGWSFTVEVVWLPKYASWLDQIEIWFSILQRKLLTPNDFPDSQRFQKLLHRFLQPARIHPCNAIANHPNLRSRNSVNAFPASKNARSTLRSKCRRSLCSCSVNSGISTAATSIVAKAGFS; from the coding sequence ATGATTGGTCGGCAAAAAACTTACAGGGTAGAACTGACAGAAGAAAAAAAGCTGTTACAGCAACAAGTGCTTGCGCGTAAAACAGGTCAAAGCAAAGCTAGAAGAGGAAAAATTATCCTAAAAGTTGACGAAAGTCCAGATTGGACGGATGCTCAAATAGCTGAAGAAATAAACTGCTCACCTGCTCTTGTACGTAAATGGCGCAAACGTTGGTGTCAAACCCGGAGCCTGGAAGAGGCTCCACGCCCTGGTCGTCCAAGTCTTTTTCAAGCGATCGTAAAAGCACAAGTCACAGCGATTGCTTGCAGCAAACCGACAGATTTTGATATCCCTTTAGCAAGATGGAGTTGCAGCGATATTGGGGCACACTTAGTAACCCTGGGTATCGTAGTTGCCATCGCAACTTCAACAGTTTGGCGATGGCTAAAATCTGAAAGGATAAAGCCTTGGCGCTTTCATGCTTGGATGCACCGGATTGATGATAATTTCGTTGAAAAAGCAACACCCGTACTCAGATTATATGCCCAAGCTAAATTTTTACTTTCTGCGGGATTTTGGGTAGTGTGTGTAGATGAGAAAACTTCTATCCAAGCACGACTTGGCTTGCATCCGAATAAAGCAGCAGGTGTAGAACAACCAGTTCACTTTGCAGCCCGATATGTTAGGGAAGGAGCAACACATCTTTTCGCGGCTTTAAGTGTTGCCGAGGGTTTAATCTATGGCTGTTGTAGTCCGACAAAAACATTTCTCGATTTCCAGACATTTATAATATCGGTATTAATCCCAGAAGCCATTCGTCGTGGTGTACGCCATATCTATTTAATCCTTGACAATGGCTCTACTCATGCCCCAAAACAATTACAGGCTTGGTTGAATCAGAAACAAAAACAAGAAGGTTGGAGCTTTACAGTGGAAGTTGTTTGGCTGCCAAAATACGCTTCTTGGTTAGACCAAATCGAAATTTGGTTCAGCATTCTACAGCGTAAACTACTGACTCCAAATGATTTTCCAGACTCCCAACGATTCCAAAAACTTCTGCACCGATTCCTCCAGCCCGCCCGAATACACCCATGTAATGCGATCGCAAATCACCCGAATCTGCGATCGCGTAACTCAGTCAATGCCTTCCCTGCTTCAAAGAACGCTCGTTCTACCCTACGCTCCAAGTGCAGGCGATCGCTCTGCTCCTGCTCGGTTAATTCAGGAATTTCAACAGCAGCAACGTCAATTGTTGCTAAGGCTGGGTTTTCTTGA
- a CDS encoding Tn3 family transposase, protein MGHVVKFCKEIRLKALICRNFEPKLGSVEPKFLEAIAREFCVANSVLKKRKRGREQGAGGIVQMGIRPHPHLNHLGEVGESDPCSPLHSTAGGRGHFPQLSAPFPLPLGSTADSFVQQLKSMLADTALQVDEAYPDNRQVVINDQGEPVLKKPPRHELSLQAKALIEAVEERFPERNLIDILKNVDYWTNFTRHFGPMSGSDPKLEHAIERYLLTTFAYGCNLVH, encoded by the coding sequence ATGGGACACGTTGTAAAGTTTTGTAAAGAAATCCGGCTGAAAGCATTGATTTGTAGAAATTTTGAACCAAAACTAGGTTCAGTCGAGCCAAAATTTCTGGAAGCGATCGCTCGTGAGTTCTGTGTAGCGAATAGTGTGTTGAAAAAGAGGAAAAGGGGCAGGGAGCAGGGAGCAGGGGGGATAGTTCAGATGGGGATTCGACCCCACCCTCACTTGAACCACTTAGGAGAAGTGGGGGAATCAGACCCATGTTCCCCCCTTCATTCCACAGCAGGAGGAAGGGGGCACTTCCCCCAGCTAAGTGCCCCCTTCCCCCTGCCTCTTGGTTCAACTGCCGATAGCTTTGTTCAGCAATTAAAGTCAATGCTTGCTGATACAGCACTTCAAGTAGATGAAGCTTATCCTGATAACCGTCAAGTTGTTATTAATGACCAAGGAGAACCAGTATTAAAAAAGCCGCCACGTCATGAATTGAGTCTCCAAGCCAAGGCACTGATAGAAGCAGTTGAAGAACGTTTTCCAGAACGCAATTTAATTGATATTCTGAAAAATGTTGATTATTGGACTAATTTTACAAGACATTTTGGGCCAATGAGCGGCTCTGACCCCAAGTTAGAACATGCTATTGAGCGTTATTTACTAACTACCTTTGCTTATGGTTGTAACCTTGTCCACTAA